The following proteins are encoded in a genomic region of Dokdonia donghaensis DSW-1:
- a CDS encoding endonuclease produces MKLKVLALSGLLTVTAFAKAQQDKTYRAHTIAFYNVENLFDTENDPITYDDDRTPDGKDHWTEEIYQDKVSKMARVISEIGADVTNNAPAIIGLAEIENRKTVEALANDPKLLAKDYGIAHFDSPDRRGIDVALMYQKALFKPTNISKHELLIYDNVDTSRRVYTRDQLLVSGLLDGDMIHVIVNHWPSRSGGEARSRKKRIAAAELNMKIIDSLQSNDPYAKIITMGDLNDDPTSPSVKKTMKASGKKEKVKDDMLYNPMEPMFKKGIGTLAYRDGWNLFDQIIISAPLLDKDFSSYRYYKAGIYNKNYLSNPKGRYKGYPYRSFANGGYTGGYSDHFPVYVYLIKEDQ; encoded by the coding sequence ATGAAACTAAAAGTACTCGCCTTATCTGGTTTACTGACTGTTACCGCTTTCGCGAAAGCGCAACAAGACAAAACCTATCGTGCACATACCATTGCCTTTTACAATGTAGAAAACCTCTTTGATACAGAAAACGACCCCATCACCTATGATGATGATCGCACACCAGATGGTAAGGATCACTGGACCGAAGAAATCTATCAAGATAAAGTAAGCAAGATGGCGCGCGTCATTTCAGAAATAGGAGCAGATGTGACAAATAACGCTCCTGCAATCATAGGCCTTGCAGAAATTGAAAATAGAAAAACAGTAGAAGCACTAGCAAATGATCCAAAACTACTTGCTAAAGATTACGGCATTGCTCATTTTGACTCGCCAGATAGACGAGGGATTGATGTAGCACTTATGTATCAAAAAGCGCTTTTTAAACCGACTAACATTAGCAAGCACGAGCTCCTTATTTATGATAACGTAGACACAAGTAGAAGAGTGTACACGCGTGACCAGCTCTTGGTTTCTGGATTGCTCGATGGTGATATGATACACGTGATTGTAAATCACTGGCCATCTCGCTCTGGTGGAGAAGCACGAAGTCGTAAAAAACGTATCGCCGCTGCTGAACTTAATATGAAGATAATTGACAGTTTGCAGAGCAATGATCCCTATGCAAAGATCATTACAATGGGAGATCTCAACGACGACCCTACAAGCCCTAGTGTTAAGAAAACAATGAAAGCGTCTGGAAAGAAAGAAAAAGTCAAAGATGATATGCTTTACAACCCTATGGAGCCTATGTTTAAAAAAGGGATTGGTACACTCGCCTATCGTGATGGCTGGAATCTTTTTGACCAGATTATTATAAGCGCACCTTTGCTTGATAAAGATTTTAGCTCATACCGCTACTATAAAGCCGGTATTTACAACAAGAACTACTTAAGCAATCCTAAAGGGCGTTATAAAGGATACCCCTACAGAAGCTTTGCAAATGGAGGCTACACAGGAGGGTACAGTGACCATTTCCCTGTGTATGTATACCTTATTAAAGAAGATCAATAA
- the pgi gene encoding glucose-6-phosphate isomerase: protein MKNINPTTTAAWKELQAHYDEIKHTHLTDLFKNDKRAEDFSILWDTFYVDYSKNRITEETMTLLLKLAQEVGLQEAMDSFFGGKKINATEGRAVMHTALRDESDNAFAKAEVDAVKKSIQTFTEKVISGAHKGATGKEITDVVNIGIGGSDLGPVMVVEALQYYKTRLNTHFISNVDGDHVMETIKDLDPETTLFVIVSKTFTTQETLSNATTVRKWFVDKVGEDAVKNHFVAVSTNAEAIANFGISPDNVFPMWNWVGGRFSLWSSVGLSIALAVGYDNFKGLLHGAFKMDEHFKNTSFDKNLPVITALLSVWYNNFFKVETEAVIPYSQYLHRLPAYLQQAIMESNGKSVDRNGERVSYETGNIIWGEPGTNSQHAFFQLIHQGTKLIPADFIGFKNSLHGEKSHHDKLMANFFAQTEALMNGKTKDQVITELQAGGLSPEAIEELAPFKVFEGNKPTTTILGEALTPESLGALVAMYEHKIFVQGVIWNIYSFDQWGVELGKQLAKQVLSDIDNDKMTSHDSSTRILLERYKL from the coding sequence ATGAAAAATATAAACCCAACTACTACCGCAGCTTGGAAAGAATTGCAAGCGCATTATGATGAGATAAAACATACACATCTTACAGATCTTTTTAAGAATGACAAGCGTGCAGAAGATTTTTCAATTCTTTGGGATACATTTTATGTAGATTATAGTAAAAACAGAATCACAGAAGAGACAATGACGCTTCTACTCAAGCTGGCTCAAGAGGTAGGCCTACAAGAGGCTATGGATAGTTTTTTTGGCGGTAAAAAAATTAACGCTACAGAGGGGCGCGCTGTAATGCACACCGCACTGCGTGATGAGAGTGATAACGCTTTCGCGAAAGCGGAAGTAGATGCCGTAAAAAAATCAATACAGACCTTTACCGAAAAGGTGATTTCTGGGGCGCATAAAGGAGCTACAGGAAAGGAAATTACAGATGTTGTAAATATAGGTATAGGAGGTTCTGATCTAGGTCCAGTAATGGTAGTAGAGGCTTTACAATATTATAAGACACGTCTCAACACACACTTTATATCAAATGTAGATGGTGACCACGTGATGGAAACCATTAAGGATCTTGATCCAGAGACCACATTATTTGTCATAGTTTCAAAAACATTTACTACACAAGAGACACTTAGCAATGCTACTACCGTGCGCAAGTGGTTTGTAGATAAAGTAGGAGAAGATGCTGTAAAAAATCATTTTGTTGCAGTCTCTACAAATGCAGAAGCTATTGCAAACTTTGGAATCTCCCCAGATAATGTATTCCCTATGTGGAACTGGGTAGGAGGTAGATTTTCGCTATGGAGCTCTGTAGGTCTTTCTATTGCACTTGCTGTAGGGTATGATAATTTTAAAGGCTTACTACACGGCGCGTTTAAAATGGACGAGCATTTTAAAAACACATCTTTTGATAAGAATTTACCTGTAATAACAGCACTGCTTAGTGTGTGGTATAATAACTTCTTTAAAGTAGAGACAGAGGCTGTAATACCTTATTCTCAATACTTACATAGACTGCCGGCATATTTGCAGCAAGCTATTATGGAGAGTAATGGTAAAAGTGTAGATCGCAATGGAGAGCGTGTTTCTTATGAAACAGGTAACATTATATGGGGAGAGCCGGGTACAAATAGCCAGCACGCGTTCTTTCAACTTATTCATCAAGGGACAAAATTAATACCGGCAGATTTTATAGGTTTTAAAAATTCGTTGCACGGAGAGAAGAGTCATCACGACAAGCTTATGGCAAACTTTTTTGCACAAACAGAAGCTTTAATGAATGGTAAAACAAAAGATCAAGTAATTACTGAGTTGCAAGCTGGAGGTTTAAGTCCGGAGGCAATAGAAGAGCTAGCTCCTTTTAAAGTTTTTGAAGGAAATAAACCTACTACAACTATACTCGGTGAGGCATTAACACCAGAGAGTCTAGGAGCGTTAGTAGCAATGTATGAACATAAGATTTTTGTGCAAGGGGTTATATGGAACATCTACTCTTTTGATCAATGGGGTGTAGAGTTAGGAAAACAACTTGCCAAACAAGTTTTATCTGATATAGATAACGATAAGATGACGTCTCACGATAGCTCAACTAGAATATTACTAGAGCGTTATAAATTGTAG
- a CDS encoding carboxypeptidase regulatory-like domain-containing protein, which yields MKQFTLSLLCVFIAVTAWSQTQIKGTVIDAITSEPLPDVTLRLEKSAAETMTNAMGVFVLNNLTQEGDQILLVLKNGFITKRLPIILTIGQTLNLDVITLDVDISAEQQQIGLISLSDNDLNSGDDDLGNFNVSGLLSAGRDAFLSAAAFDWSATFFRPRGLDNANGKVLINGIEMNKQFNGRPQWGNWGGLNDAQRNREFSQGLTPSEYNFGGLAGVTNIVMRASQEREGGRISYAAANASYQGRVMASYNSGLNSNGWAYSVLLARRFGEEGFQDGTLYDANSMYLSVEKKINDAHSLNFTGFYTPNRRGRATAITEEQFDLKGRTYNPFWGYQDGEKRNTREREIEEPVLMLNHYWTLSDKTTINSNLGYQFGSIKSGRVDNGSLRNPAPNYYQLLPSYALQDPNPTAYDFQNAYLLEQDFINDGQFDWNSLYQANANGGNSNIILQDDVIDDSQLSANVIINSQVTDAITIDGNVSYRGLKSENYAQVSDLLGGDGFLDIDNFSVSESQDGQDGDLAQSDVRNPNRVVVEGDRYKYNYDMDATVVSGFAQAQFTYKKIDFYVSGTASNTSYQRTGLYENGNFTGSRSFGPSEKLSFTNGGIKAGATYKLSGRHLIDVNAGYYSVAPGIRNSFSNARQNNDVVIGLESEQIQSVDASYIFRSPIVKGRLTGFYTGFQKGTDIGFFFTQNSIAGTEASFVQEVLTNIERRNIGAELGIEAQVLPTLKLKAAASVGQYTYANNPNIYYTSDDFEGPQTFGDGTTAIKDLHVAGGPERAYQLGFEYRDPEFWNFGLTVNYFSNSYLDFSNLARTANFNQDIDGQPFNDYDTDVARDLLRQTEIDDYFLVNIIGGKSWRVGDYFVGFFATVNNVLDETYITGGFEDSRRANYRSSLEEAQRDTPVFGDRLFFGRGTTYYVNAYVRF from the coding sequence ATGAAGCAATTTACTTTATCGCTTTTATGTGTGTTTATAGCGGTCACAGCGTGGTCGCAAACACAAATAAAAGGTACGGTGATAGATGCTATCACCTCTGAGCCGCTTCCAGACGTTACTTTACGTCTCGAAAAGAGCGCTGCAGAAACAATGACAAATGCTATGGGAGTATTTGTACTTAACAACTTGACCCAGGAAGGAGATCAGATTCTTTTAGTTTTAAAAAATGGTTTTATCACTAAGAGGCTTCCTATTATTCTTACGATTGGGCAAACGCTCAATCTTGATGTGATTACACTAGATGTAGACATCTCTGCAGAGCAGCAGCAAATAGGGTTAATCTCACTTTCTGATAATGATCTTAACAGTGGTGATGATGATCTAGGTAACTTTAATGTGTCAGGACTTCTATCTGCTGGTCGCGATGCTTTTTTAAGCGCAGCCGCTTTTGACTGGAGTGCAACTTTTTTTAGACCTAGAGGTCTCGATAATGCAAATGGCAAAGTGCTCATTAACGGGATTGAGATGAATAAACAGTTTAACGGTAGACCACAATGGGGTAACTGGGGAGGACTAAATGACGCACAGCGTAATCGCGAATTTTCTCAAGGACTTACTCCTAGTGAATATAATTTTGGAGGTCTCGCAGGGGTTACAAATATCGTAATGCGAGCTTCACAAGAACGAGAAGGAGGTAGAATATCATATGCTGCGGCAAATGCCTCATATCAAGGTAGAGTGATGGCAAGCTATAATTCTGGTCTTAATTCAAACGGATGGGCATATAGTGTGTTACTAGCAAGACGTTTTGGAGAAGAGGGTTTTCAAGATGGAACATTATATGATGCAAACTCTATGTATCTCTCTGTTGAGAAAAAAATAAATGATGCACATAGCTTAAACTTTACAGGATTTTATACGCCTAACAGGCGTGGTAGAGCGACAGCTATTACAGAAGAGCAGTTTGACCTAAAAGGAAGAACGTATAATCCTTTTTGGGGCTATCAAGATGGAGAGAAACGTAATACAAGAGAGCGAGAGATAGAAGAGCCTGTTTTGATGCTTAATCACTACTGGACATTAAGCGATAAAACAACAATCAACTCAAACCTGGGCTACCAGTTTGGTTCTATAAAAAGTGGTAGAGTAGATAATGGTAGTTTGAGAAATCCAGCGCCAAACTATTATCAACTTTTGCCTAGTTATGCTTTGCAAGATCCTAATCCTACGGCTTATGATTTTCAGAATGCATACCTACTAGAGCAGGACTTTATAAATGATGGTCAATTTGATTGGAATTCTTTATATCAAGCAAATGCTAATGGAGGCAATTCTAATATCATACTTCAAGACGATGTGATAGATGATAGCCAGCTTAGCGCAAATGTGATAATTAACTCTCAAGTTACAGACGCTATCACTATAGATGGTAATGTGAGCTATAGAGGGTTAAAGAGCGAAAATTATGCACAAGTAAGTGACCTACTAGGGGGAGATGGTTTTCTAGATATAGATAACTTTTCTGTAAGTGAGAGTCAAGACGGGCAAGATGGAGATCTTGCACAGAGTGATGTACGTAACCCAAATAGAGTAGTAGTAGAGGGTGATCGCTATAAGTATAATTATGATATGGATGCGACTGTAGTTTCTGGCTTTGCACAGGCACAGTTTACTTATAAGAAAATAGATTTTTATGTGTCTGGTACAGCAAGTAATACTTCATACCAGCGCACGGGTCTCTATGAGAACGGAAACTTTACAGGTAGTCGCTCTTTTGGACCTAGTGAGAAACTCTCATTTACAAACGGAGGAATTAAAGCTGGTGCAACCTATAAATTATCTGGGCGTCACCTTATAGATGTAAATGCAGGATATTATTCTGTAGCTCCAGGTATACGAAATAGCTTTAGTAATGCGCGTCAAAACAATGATGTAGTTATAGGCTTAGAGTCAGAGCAAATACAGAGTGTGGATGCAAGTTATATTTTTAGATCACCTATAGTAAAGGGACGTCTTACAGGGTTTTATACTGGTTTTCAAAAAGGAACAGACATAGGTTTCTTCTTTACACAAAATAGTATTGCCGGTACAGAAGCCTCTTTTGTTCAAGAGGTTCTTACAAATATAGAACGTAGAAATATAGGAGCAGAGCTAGGTATAGAAGCGCAGGTATTACCTACTCTTAAACTTAAGGCTGCAGCATCTGTAGGGCAATACACGTATGCAAATAATCCTAATATATATTATACATCAGATGATTTTGAGGGGCCTCAAACCTTTGGTGATGGGACAACTGCTATTAAAGATTTGCACGTTGCAGGAGGACCAGAAAGAGCCTACCAACTAGGTTTTGAGTATAGAGACCCAGAATTCTGGAACTTTGGACTTACAGTAAACTACTTTTCAAATTCATACTTAGACTTTAGTAACCTAGCTAGAACAGCAAACTTTAATCAAGACATAGATGGACAGCCATTTAATGATTATGATACAGATGTAGCGAGAGACTTACTAAGACAGACAGAAATAGATGATTACTTTTTGGTCAATATTATAGGAGGTAAATCTTGGAGGGTAGGAGACTACTTTGTAGGCTTTTTTGCAACTGTAAATAATGTACTAGATGAGACCTACATTACAGGAGGTTTTGAAGATAGTAGACGAGCAAATTATAGATCAAGCCTAGAAGAGGCACAAAGAGACACCCCAGTTTTTGGTGATCGTCTATTCTTCGGTAGAGGAACAACATACTATGTAAATGCATACGTGCGCTTTTAA
- a CDS encoding M12 family metallopeptidase → MKKKVLLLLISATALLVSCSDDESLVEPLNSKNSELISEDLGQDGEIVTLETRNGQEVNFMRTSDNVYHLGDMMFSEKQFLEFGNLNNKTVGISSSNYKWPNFTIKYSISSAVRNQSLILQAMSDIESQFDCINFERVNCGNSMSRFPISSTGSGTDNCENEDYIYFRPVPGNTSSSYVGRIGGQQALLVAEKATKGAIIHEIGHALGLYHEHMRYDRDDYLIYHPENVKEGQEGQFDLLSSFGTTVVGDLDFNSIMLYSSFTESNGNGPVLTKLDGSTFTVQRSGFSSGDIEILEEMYYDDSTPQLNKSRVIIDVESSQDTQYVEHRYSVHFKINGNPYTIPSSRVINYSITTKTTNLDGGPNSTEFDTEYFTKILPGGSSSYTLDDVVTIDKAFDYGQPDGPQYERWLNLEANCGDYFID, encoded by the coding sequence ATGAAAAAAAAAGTATTATTATTATTAATTTCAGCGACTGCTTTATTAGTATCCTGTTCGGATGATGAAAGCTTGGTAGAACCATTAAATTCTAAAAATAGTGAGTTAATATCTGAGGATTTAGGTCAAGATGGAGAAATCGTAACTTTGGAAACCCGTAATGGTCAAGAAGTGAATTTTATGAGAACATCAGACAATGTTTATCATTTAGGAGATATGATGTTTAGTGAAAAACAATTTCTAGAATTTGGAAATCTGAACAATAAAACTGTAGGAATATCTTCGTCTAACTATAAATGGCCAAACTTTACGATTAAGTATTCTATTTCAAGTGCTGTAAGAAACCAAAGTTTAATTCTTCAAGCAATGAGCGATATAGAGAGTCAGTTTGACTGTATCAATTTTGAACGGGTAAATTGTGGTAATTCTATGTCGAGATTTCCAATTTCTAGTACTGGTAGTGGTACAGACAATTGTGAAAATGAAGACTATATATACTTTAGGCCAGTACCAGGAAATACCAGTTCATCATATGTTGGTAGAATTGGTGGTCAACAAGCTTTATTAGTTGCGGAAAAGGCTACTAAAGGTGCGATAATTCACGAAATTGGTCACGCTCTAGGCTTGTATCACGAGCATATGAGATATGATCGTGATGATTATTTAATCTATCATCCTGAAAATGTTAAAGAAGGCCAAGAAGGTCAATTTGACTTACTCTCGTCCTTTGGGACAACGGTTGTGGGAGATTTAGATTTTAATTCAATTATGTTATATAGTTCTTTTACAGAATCAAACGGCAATGGTCCTGTATTAACAAAATTAGACGGATCTACATTTACGGTTCAGAGAAGTGGATTTTCTAGTGGTGATATTGAGATATTAGAAGAGATGTATTACGATGACTCCACTCCACAATTAAATAAATCTAGAGTCATTATCGACGTTGAGTCTTCTCAAGATACACAATACGTAGAGCATCGTTATAGTGTTCACTTTAAAATCAATGGTAATCCATATACGATTCCTAGCTCTAGAGTTATTAATTATTCCATTACAACCAAGACCACCAATTTAGACGGTGGCCCTAATTCGACGGAATTCGATACTGAATATTTTACAAAAATTTTACCAGGAGGGAGTAGTAGCTATACTCTAGATGATGTTGTTACAATAGATAAAGCTTTTGATTATGGTCAACCCGATGGGCCTCAGTACGAACGCTGGCTTAATTTAGAGGCTAATTGTGGAGATTATTTCATAGATTAA
- a CDS encoding TonB-dependent receptor, whose amino-acid sequence MKKITFLSLIALFLVTASSLAQGVTTSSIAGRVLDNTEGPLPGANIVATHVPTGSVYGAVTDFDGFYRLPNLKSGGPYNLTITYVGFEDYALNGFNLGLGETKRVSVTMQENANALDEIVITGSNNSVFNTNKTGTETTITERDIATIPSVSRGIADFARVTPQAQITEGNDGFSISLGGQNNRYNAIYIDGAVNNDVFGLAGSGTNGGQTGVNPFSVDAIESFQINLAPFDVRQSGFSGGSVNAVTRSGSNNWEGSVYGFLRNESLAGKTPVDLTNEGDDREKLAEFSAKTYGIRIGGPIIEDKLFFFANYERQDDETPQPFNFSNYQGRSSEADIANLASFLQSEYGYNPGIFDNNTRTLESDKINLRLDWNINENHKVSIRQGIVEATNLEARNSGFRNIGFINGSEFFETKTYSTAFELNSTFGSKYANNLKIGYTSVKDDRDPSGNPFPTVDIQDGGGTISFGSEPFSTANLLEQDIFTINNNFQIFSGRHAVTLGANLEIASAKNLFFAFNYGDYTFEDQFEDDVNGNPVLVSSGLNQFLTGQDADVFQHGYSLVGNGAVGDESAGSADFGTTQLGFYIQDEVQVTENFKLTGGVRVDIPYWEEGTVNSDFNSRTIPLLEAAGKDLQGAKVGPNVRATGHFAPRLGFNWDVFGNNTTQVRGGLGVFTSRLPLVWPGGTYNNNGVTGGFSFIFGEPFQADVNQQTQVVAAGSGGVGGNIDLFAKNFKLPQVGKYNIAIDQKLPIWGLIASADFLYNDVLTDVYYENLNLGGPVGNYQGADNRPFYDRRAEIDDTYGRIILASNTNEGSSYNATFTLRKPIQNGFQGQVSYSYGESEKIFDGTSSQNSSQWRGIQTVNGKNSDIPLSRSDFSLGSRISANASYEIEYGGDFGGKTTIGLFYEGSQSSPYSFTYREGRDLLNDDSRDNALIYVPTNALDANQISIADIVDSDTGAVIVPAQTQREILEAFIENDDYLSTRRGQYAERNGSRGPWNHIVDLKFLQDIYVKTGDKKNTFQISLDIFNFTNLINKDWGVRKFVGSNVSPLQTVSTSDDQPVFTVETGLFDIDEAGNITGTNIEQIDDSGLQSSRWQMQVGLRYIFN is encoded by the coding sequence ATGAAGAAAATTACATTTTTATCATTGATCGCTTTGTTTCTTGTGACAGCTTCGTCACTTGCGCAAGGGGTAACAACAAGTTCCATTGCTGGACGTGTGCTAGACAACACAGAAGGACCATTACCTGGGGCAAACATTGTAGCTACACACGTACCTACAGGTTCTGTTTATGGAGCAGTAACAGATTTTGACGGTTTTTACCGTTTACCAAACCTTAAATCAGGTGGTCCTTACAACCTTACAATTACATATGTAGGTTTTGAAGATTATGCACTTAACGGTTTTAACTTAGGTCTCGGAGAGACTAAGAGAGTAAGTGTAACAATGCAAGAAAATGCAAATGCACTTGACGAGATTGTAATTACTGGATCTAATAACAGTGTGTTTAACACAAACAAAACTGGTACAGAAACTACTATTACAGAGCGTGACATTGCTACAATTCCTTCTGTATCTAGAGGTATTGCAGATTTTGCACGTGTAACTCCACAAGCTCAGATTACTGAGGGGAACGATGGTTTTTCTATCTCTCTAGGTGGTCAAAACAACCGTTATAACGCAATCTACATTGATGGTGCTGTAAACAATGACGTTTTTGGTCTTGCAGGTTCAGGTACTAACGGAGGTCAGACAGGTGTAAACCCGTTCTCTGTAGATGCTATTGAGTCTTTCCAAATTAACCTTGCTCCTTTTGATGTACGTCAGTCTGGATTCTCTGGAGGTTCTGTAAACGCAGTTACACGTTCTGGATCTAACAACTGGGAAGGAAGTGTATACGGTTTCTTAAGAAACGAGAGCCTTGCAGGTAAAACACCTGTAGATTTAACAAACGAAGGTGACGATCGTGAGAAGCTTGCAGAATTTTCTGCTAAGACTTACGGAATCCGTATAGGAGGTCCAATTATCGAAGATAAATTATTTTTCTTTGCAAACTATGAGCGTCAGGATGATGAGACTCCTCAGCCATTTAACTTCTCAAACTACCAAGGAAGATCTTCTGAGGCAGATATCGCAAACCTTGCTAGCTTCTTACAGTCTGAATACGGGTATAATCCTGGTATTTTTGATAACAACACTAGAACTCTAGAAAGTGACAAGATAAACTTACGTTTAGATTGGAACATTAACGAAAACCACAAAGTATCTATACGTCAAGGTATCGTTGAGGCGACTAACTTAGAAGCTCGTAACTCTGGTTTTAGAAATATAGGGTTTATAAACGGTTCTGAGTTTTTTGAAACTAAGACATACTCTACTGCATTTGAATTAAACTCTACGTTTGGTTCTAAATATGCAAATAACCTTAAGATAGGATATACTTCTGTAAAGGATGATAGAGATCCTTCTGGCAACCCATTCCCTACTGTAGATATTCAAGATGGAGGAGGTACAATCTCTTTTGGGTCTGAGCCTTTCTCTACTGCAAACTTACTTGAGCAGGATATCTTTACAATAAACAACAACTTCCAGATCTTTTCTGGTCGTCACGCTGTAACGCTTGGTGCAAACCTTGAGATTGCTTCTGCTAAGAATTTATTCTTTGCTTTTAACTACGGAGATTATACTTTTGAAGATCAATTTGAAGACGATGTTAATGGAAACCCGGTTCTTGTTTCTTCTGGACTTAACCAGTTCTTAACTGGTCAAGATGCAGACGTTTTTCAACACGGATATTCTTTAGTAGGTAATGGTGCTGTAGGAGATGAGTCTGCTGGATCGGCAGATTTTGGAACAACACAATTAGGTTTCTATATTCAAGATGAGGTTCAAGTAACAGAAAACTTCAAGTTAACAGGAGGTGTACGTGTTGATATTCCTTACTGGGAAGAAGGAACTGTAAATAGCGATTTTAACTCTAGAACTATTCCATTATTAGAGGCTGCTGGTAAAGACTTACAGGGAGCTAAGGTAGGACCTAATGTACGTGCTACTGGTCACTTTGCACCACGTTTAGGATTTAACTGGGATGTTTTTGGAAATAATACAACACAAGTACGTGGAGGATTAGGAGTATTTACTTCAAGACTTCCTTTAGTATGGCCAGGTGGTACTTATAACAACAATGGTGTAACTGGTGGATTTAGCTTTATCTTCGGAGAGCCTTTCCAAGCAGATGTAAACCAGCAAACACAAGTTGTTGCTGCAGGTTCTGGAGGAGTAGGTGGAAACATCGACCTTTTTGCTAAGAACTTCAAACTTCCACAAGTAGGTAAATACAACATCGCTATCGATCAAAAATTACCTATATGGGGATTAATCGCATCTGCAGATTTCTTATATAATGATGTACTTACAGATGTTTACTATGAGAACCTTAACTTAGGTGGGCCAGTAGGGAACTACCAAGGGGCAGATAACCGTCCTTTTTATGATCGTAGAGCTGAGATAGATGATACTTATGGTAGAATCATCCTTGCTTCTAACACAAACGAAGGGTCTTCTTATAACGCAACGTTTACACTTAGAAAGCCTATCCAGAACGGTTTCCAAGGACAAGTATCTTACTCTTATGGAGAGTCTGAAAAAATCTTTGATGGTACATCTTCTCAAAACAGCTCACAGTGGAGAGGGATTCAAACTGTAAATGGTAAGAACTCAGATATTCCATTATCTCGTTCTGATTTCTCTTTAGGTAGTCGTATCTCTGCAAACGCATCTTACGAGATTGAGTACGGTGGAGACTTTGGAGGTAAAACTACAATAGGTCTTTTCTATGAAGGGTCACAATCTTCACCATATAGCTTTACGTATAGAGAGGGACGCGATTTATTAAATGATGATTCACGTGATAATGCGCTTATCTATGTCCCTACAAATGCATTAGATGCAAACCAGATTAGTATTGCAGATATAGTAGATTCAGACACTGGTGCGGTTATTGTTCCTGCTCAAACTCAGCGTGAGATCTTAGAAGCTTTTATCGAAAATGATGACTACTTAAGTACGCGTAGAGGTCAGTATGCTGAGCGTAACGGTTCAAGAGGGCCTTGGAACCACATCGTTGACCTTAAGTTTTTACAAGATATATATGTAAAAACTGGAGACAAGAAAAATACATTCCAGATCTCTTTAGATATCTTCAATTTTACAAACCTTATCAACAAAGATTGGGGAGTACGTAAATTTGTAGGATCTAACGTGTCACCATTACAAACAGTTTCAACTTCTGATGATCAGCCGGTATTTACTGTAGAAACAGGACTTTTTGATATCGATGAGGCTGGAAATATTACAGGTACTAATATTGAGCAAATTGATGATTCTGGATTACAATCATCAAGATGGCAAATGCAAGTAGGTCTTCGTTATATCTTTAACTAA